From the Terriglobales bacterium genome, the window CCAGCACCTTGAGCTTCTGCGAAACCGGCACTGAGGGCGTCTCCAGCGCGATGCGCAACTCTGTGCTCACGGTCAGCGCCTGGGCGAGCGAGTTCATCTCTTCCACCATCTGGTCCGCGTCGAGTTTCCGCTCGACCGCCACATCGGCCAGCGCGCGCGCGTATCGGTTGTTGATCGCCGCCATTACTTGCTGTCCTTTCCCAGGTGGTCCACGAACTCTTGCACCAGAGCGCGGTCGGTGGCGGAAGTGATCTGGATCTTCTTCTCCGCCAGCGTGACCGCCAGCTCCGCGGCGTAGGACTTCAACTCACCCCGCGCCAGCCGCGCCGCCGCCGCGATCTCTTGCTGGGCGCCTTGTACGATCTTGGCCTTGGCTTCCTCGGCAGCCGTCCGCGCGGCTTCCTCTTCCTTCCCTGCTTCGCGGTCGGCAGCGGCGCGCATCTCCGCCGTCTCCGCGTCCAGCTTGGCCAGCCGCGCTTCGATCTCCGAAAG encodes:
- a CDS encoding ATPase; protein product: LSEIEARLAKLDAETAEMRAAADREAGKEEEAARTAAEEAKAKIVQGAQQEIAAAARLARGELKSYAAELAVTLAEKKIQITSATDRALVQEFVDHLGKDSK